The Primulina eburnea isolate SZY01 chromosome 13, ASM2296580v1, whole genome shotgun sequence genome includes a region encoding these proteins:
- the LOC140809480 gene encoding uncharacterized protein yields the protein MGVVVEYVQNIWPFSVFVFNDLRASDGIVRKLRIPETTKHFVYAIPEPESQAVIYVLSVQNLSERSALDAECLIKEIKPDAVVVQVGLSNGLGGNGFSNGGTESTKSSSSSSSIVENGLTIDECSVPTSSFEVLKRCFLHKINKEKYEDMAGSVVLREIFGVSFNQHFVAAKKAAEEVGSSFFMLESPFAKCSTGGVSECDLDTENEVAKSSTGIQNSFGLQTSNLVPGRMVSSVASVNSRAFCVTDGIESRMVKSLSSHLVHSSPVSKVGSEVVQPLVDYDVPEFAKSVYPLLVDLHDIFVEIPSMKTALACAQKMLCDVKKGETIETRLLSEVYAFQIAVEGLRIALNNASRVSLGKLRNPISANTKFSELPLEDMSHAILAQALRSHTKQYKSLVAVVDASALAGLRKHWKTDVPIDVKNMVEQLLTDLGDEGKLDDYSYRKRLLADKPVVAVGAGATAILGVSSLTKVIPASTLIHIPASLKLMFAQTQKAVIFAIGKAFGPSKVIAHGMASSMLKSSTVKAAASAEKIRFVAHSMIASAEKTSLSAMRTAFYEIMRKRKVRPMRALPWTTFGCSIATCAGLLVYGDGIECVAESLPAAPSIASLGRGIRSLHEASQAVKQVESSRIQKSIESLLYKFKNLKTQ from the coding sequence ATGGGGGTTGTAGTGGAATATGTGCAAAATATATGGCCCTTCTCTGTGTTTGTATTCAATGACTTGAGAGCATCAGATGGAATAGTTAGGAAGTTGCGGATCCCGGAAACCACGAAGCATTTTGTTTATGCGATTCCCGAGCCTGAATCTCAGGCTGTGATATATGTGCTGTCTGTTCAGAATTTGTCTGAGAGATCAGCTTTGGATGCTGAGTGTCTGATTAAAGAGATTAAACCTGACGCTGTAGTTGTTCAAGTAGGGCTATCAAATGGTTTAGGTGGTAATGGGTTTTCAAATGGTGGAACCGAGTCAACGAAGAGTAGTAGTAGTAGTAGTAGTATTGTTGAGAATGGTCTGACAATTGACGAATGCAGTGTCCCAACATCGTCGTTTGAGGTGTTAAAGAGATGTTTTTTGCATAAGATTAACAAAGAAAAGTATGAGGATATGGCAGGGAGTGTGGTGTTGAGGGAAATCTTCGGGGTGAGTTTTAACCAGCATTTTGTGGCAGCCAAGAAGGCGGCAGAGGAAGTTGGTTCTTCATTTTTCATGCTCGAGTCACCTTTTGCAAAATGCAGCACAGGTGGAGTTAGTGAGTGTGATTTGGACACTGAGAACGAGGTTGCAAAGTCGAGTACTGGAATCCAAAATTCATTCGGTCTACAAACAAGTAACTTGGTTCCTGGAAGAATGGTAAGTTCGGTGGCCTCCGTGAATTCAAGGGCCTTTTGTGTCACGGATGGTATTGAGTCTCGAATGGTAAAGTCGTTATCATCACATTTGGTTCACTCAAGTCCTGTTTCAAAGGTTGGTAGTGAAGTTGTTCAGCCTTTAGTAGATTATGATGTTCCGGAATTCGCAAAATCAGTCTATCCATTACTTGTTGAtttgcatgatatatttgttgaaATTCCATCTATGAAGACGGCGTTGGCATGTGCACAGAAAATGCTTTGTGATGTGAAAAAGGGAGAAACTATTGAGACTCGACTCCTTTCAGAAGTTTATGCATTTCAGATTGCAGTTGAGGGGCTGAGAATTGCCCTGAATAATGCCAGTCGAGTATCATTGGGCAAATTAAGAAATCCCATCTCTGCGAATACCAAATTTTCTGAACTTCCTCTAGAGGACATGTCACATGCTATTCTTGCTCAGGCTCTTCGAAGTCATACTAAGCAGTACAAATCATTAGTTGCTGTAGTTGATGCTAGTGCATTAGCTGGGCTTAGGAAACACTGGAAAACCGATGTGCCAATTGACGTAAAAAACATGGTCGAACAACTCCTCACTGATCTTGGAGATGAGGGTAAGCTCGATGACTATTCTTACAGAAAGCGGTTATTGGCGGATAAACCTGTGGTGGCAGTTGGGGCTGGTGCAACAGCAATTTTAGGAGTCTCTTCCCTCACCAAAGTTATTCCAGCATCAACACTTATCCACATCCCTGCTTCGTTGAAACTCATGTTTGCTCAGACCCAAAAGGCTGTTATTTTTGCTATTGGCAAGGCTTTTGGTCCTAGCAAAGTGATTGCTCATGGAATGGCAAGTTCTATGTTGAAAAGCTCTACCGTGAAAGCTGCTGCATCCGCTGAGAAAATACGTTTTGTGGCTCACAGTATGATAGCCTCGGCAGAAAAAACGAGCCTTTCTGCCATGAGAACAGCGTTTTACGAAATCATGAGAAAAAGAAAAGTTCGACCAATGCGAGCTTTACCCTGGACTACCTTTGGGTGTAGTATTGCAACTTGTGCTGGTTTGCTTGTCTATGGTGATGGAATCGAATGTGTTGCCGAATCATTGCCTGCGGCTCCATCGATAGCCAGTTTGGGCCGTGGAATCCGAAGCTTGCATGAGGCATCTCAAGCCGTCAAGCAAGTGGAGAGTTCCAGAATACAAAAATCAATAGAATCACTTCTGTACAAATTCAAGAACTTAAAAACTCAATAA
- the LOC140809598 gene encoding F-box/WD-40 repeat-containing protein At5g21040-like, with product MEFECQKDTEILLRDTSTSCSDNPVVEKGDSDQLVEINKKNFGSFNTVYSDTVSKANARIETPFSEALLSHSGSFSDLPPALISEILNFLDPKELGIVACVSTSLYRLASDHQVWKDFYYERWGHLISAVNLGPEYSYEKSWKELFVEREFRSKTFMGRYSIDTLYGHAEAVRTVFVLVSKKLLFTSGYDQVVRMWDMEEGLSIASSCPLGCTIRAITADTKLLIAGGTDGFIHGWKVENGNPHLFDIRSPHNQNMEFRVCEHEGPITCLALDLVKMYSGSWDMTIRIWDRSSLKCMKVLMHDDWVWNLAPHDTTIGSTAGSSVYIWDTISGCQVAVINNTHVGNAYSLARSHTGKLLFTGGENGSIHMFEIRSVKCRALKVATWVPHTGPVYSLAFEFPWLVSCSSDGKISLIDVRKLLKTSRSSFSGNTSKGYCVHLNNVEPPQRMLHGFGCNLFSVGIGSDRIVCGGEEGVVRIWNFSQALEIEQSVRALKGIRLENRIRRRKLQTEIGGKGSKGEQCSVAAKNQMNSDKSGWHSKRRVSGKLKA from the coding sequence ATGGAATTTGAATGCCAGAAGGATACAGAAATTTTGTTGAGAGACACTTCTACAAGTTGCTCGGATAATCCAGTTGTAGAAAAAGGTGACTCAGATCAATTGGTTGAGATCAACAAGAAAAATTTTGGATCGTTCAACACTGTATACTCAGATACTGTGTCAAAAGCTAATGCCAGAATCGAGACCCCTTTCAGTGAAGCTTTGCTGTCTCATAGTGGTTCGTTTTCTGATCTACCTCCGGCACTAATTTCTGAAATCCTGAATTTTCTTGATCCCAAAGAACTCGGGATTGTTGCTTGTGTCAGCACATCTTTGTACAGGCTCGCATCCGATCACCAAGTGTGGAAGGATTTTTACTACGAGAGGTGGGGACATCTGATATCTGCTGTCAATTTAGGGCCAGAATATTCATATGAGAAATCGTGGAAGGAACTCTTTGTGGAGAGAGAGTTCCGGAGTAAGACCTTTATGGGCCGCTACAGCATTGACACCCTGTATGGGCATGCTGAAGCTGTTAGGACCGTTTTTGTTTTGGTTTCTAAAAAGCTGCTCTTCACCTCAGGATATGATCAGGTAGTAAGAATGTGGGACATGGAAGAAGGCCTTTCAATTGCATCATCTTGTCCTCTTGGTTGCACTATACGTGCGATTACAGCTGATACTAAGCTTTTGATTGCTGGGGGTACGGATGGGTTCATACATGGTTGGAAGGTGGAAAATGGGAACCCTCACTTGTTTGATATTAGGTCACCTCATAATCAAAACATGGAATTTCGAGTCTGTGAACATGAGGGGCCTATAACTTGTCTTGCTTTGGATTTAGTTAAGATGTACAGTGGCTCTTGGGACATGACTATACGCATATGGGATCGCTCTTCTTTAAAATGCATGAAGGTCTTGATGCATGATGACTGGGTCTGGAACCTTGCTCCTCACGATACTACAATTGGGAGCACTGCAGGTTCTAGTGTTTACATTTGGGACACTATATCTGGGTGCCAAGTTGCTGTTATTAATAACACTCATGTTGGTAATGCATATTCTTTGGCACGAAGTCACACAGGGAAGCTTTTGTTTACTGGAGGAGAAAACGGTTCTATACACATGTTTGAGATTAGGAGTGTCAAATGCCGTGCCCTAAAGGTTGCGACGTGGGTTCCTCACACTGGGCCTGTTTATTCTCTTGCATTTGAGTTCCCTTGGTTGGTCTCATGCTCCAGTGATGGTAAGATTTCACTTATTGATGTGAGGAAGTTGTTGAAGACAAGTCGGAGTTCCTTTTCTGGTAATACTTCCAAGGGTTACTGTGTGCACCTAAATAATGTAGAACCCCCACAGAGAATGCTGCATGGGTTTGGGTGCAATCTGTTCTCAGTGGGCATCGGTTCTGATCGTATTGTTTGCGGTGGTGAAGAAGGTGTTGTCAGGATATGGAACTTTTCACAAGCTCTGGAGATTGAGCAGAGTGTCCGTGCTTTGAAGGGTATAAGGCTTGAAAACAGGATTAGGCGCCGTAAGCTCCAAACCGAAATTGGTGGTAAAGGTAGCAAAGGTGAGCAATGTTCAGTTGCTGCAAAGAACCAGATGAACAGCGACAAAAGTGGTTGGCATAGCAAGCGTAGAGTAAGTGGCAAGCTGAAAGCGTAG